The segment GCCTGCGTCTGTAAGCGATTAAATCGGCAATGGTCACTATTTTAATTCCGTACTTATTAGCCAATTCTTTAAGCTCGGGTAACTTTGCCATCGAGCCATCTTCGCTCATTACTTCGCATATTACACCGGCCGGATAAAGACCTGCCATTTTAGCCAAATCGACAATTGCTTCGGTGTGGCCGGCTCTGACAAGCACCCCGCCTTCTTTGGCTCTTAGCGGAAAAACATGCCCGGGGCGGGCAATATCCGAAGGTTTGGTCTCCGGATTTAAGACAGCCTTAATAGTTTCAGCCCTGTCTTTTGCCGATATTCCGGTTGTTACCCCGTGCCTGGCTTCAATTGATACGGTAAAGGCGGTAGCATGTCTGGAAGTGTTATGAGATACCATCATCGGTATTTCCAATTCATCCAAACGTTCGCCTTTAATCGGTAAACAAACAAGCCCACGCCCGTATTTCACCATAAAATTAACGGCTTCGGTCGAAATTTTTTCGGCCGCAATTGCTAAATCGCCTTCGTTTTCACGGTCTTCGTCATCAACAATAATAACAAATTTACCGTCTTTTATATCTTGAATTGCTTCATCAATAGTTGAAAAAACCATGTTTTCCTCGTTTAAAATAA is part of the Dehalococcoidales bacterium genome and harbors:
- a CDS encoding bifunctional 3,4-dihydroxy-2-butanone-4-phosphate synthase/GTP cyclohydrolase II; its protein translation is MVFSTIDEAIQDIKDGKFVIIVDDEDRENEGDLAIAAEKISTEAVNFMVKYGRGLVCLPIKGERLDELEIPMMVSHNTSRHATAFTVSIEARHGVTTGISAKDRAETIKAVLNPETKPSDIARPGHVFPLRAKEGGVLVRAGHTEAIVDLAKMAGLYPAGVICEVMSEDGSMAKLPELKELANKYGIKIVTIADLIAYRRRHEKLVRRMAEAKLPTIYGDFKILAYKSDLDVDQHIALTMGDMESDEPMLVRVHSECLTGDVFGSLRCDCGEQLSVALKMIAEEKRGVLLYMRQEGRGIGIHNKISAYELQDNGMDTVEANLSLGFPADLRDYGIGAQILNDLKLNKIRLLTNNPKKVVGLESYGLEVVETVPIVIKSNPYNKCYLDTKKEKMGHLLD